From Osmerus mordax isolate fOsmMor3 chromosome 8, fOsmMor3.pri, whole genome shotgun sequence, a single genomic window includes:
- the bcl11bb gene encoding B-cell lymphoma/leukemia 11B → MSRRKQGNPQHLSLSLRETIRPEANHESGAGSVSPAPSNPSPRRAGPGEHDLLTCGQCQTNFPLGDILVFIEHKRRLCRGAAGPPGCFSKPGENGSPVSPRGRLVLGRGAVPVEVGIQVTPGGEEEERRMTPAKGICPKQERGNAGKDEPSSYICTTCKQAFASAWFLLQHAQHTHGIRIYLDTHPSSMSLTPRMALPPPPGVEGLPRSPMPTFLGDTSNPFHLLRMAAPLLRDHGPPPGYLEARLPATPPFVSPPPPPRHPLERLGPEEMGLLSQHPSAFERVMRLTPMEPPSMDFSRRLRELAGNTANNGGPTPPLSPTRVPSMHRLLSPTLFQPGSKPPAFLSYPPQPPTPQRSASSPSQGQNQAQAKSKSCEFCGKTFKFQSNLIVHRRSHTGERPYKCHLCDHACSQASKLKRHMKTHMHKSGSMGSSPEQGMRGEGGEGDEKSREGDGRGAENDEEEEEEEEEEEEEEEDEEELRNGSRPESNLSEDSEFGRSREHRPRTAPEDKPLEGERRAESVVGGIMLPYNHLENHLRLNPNKRSLERQSNGEGGEGREGDSGRGETERVQEREREGRPVMNGRISASEDSFTGLFHRRPTPITSPNPNNNKRIKVEKELELPPVPLISPENVYSQLLAGYAASRHFIREPFLGFTDARQSPFGTSSEHSSSETGSLRFSTPPGELLEGGGASGRSGSSTPHLLRGPGPGRPPSSKENRRSDTCEYCGKVFKNCSNLTVHRRSHTGERPYKCDLCSYACAQSSKLTRHMKTHGQFGKEVYRCDICHMPFSVYSTLEKHMKKWHGEHLMSNEVKLEQADRG, encoded by the exons CCGAGGCCAACCATGAGTCGGGGGCGGGATCCGTGTCTCCGGCGCCGTCCAATCCCAGCCCTCGGCGGGCGGGGCCTGGCGAGCATGACCTGCTGACCTGCGGCCAGTGCCAGACCAACTTCCCCCTGGGAGACATCCTGGTCTTCATCGAGCACAAGAGGAGGCTGTGCCGCGGCGCTGCGGGCCCTCCAGGCTGCTTCTCCAAGCCGGGGGAGAACGGCAGCCCCGTCTCCCCCAGGGGGAGGCTGGTGCTGGGCAGGGGGGCCGTGCCTGTGGAGGTGGGCATCCAGGTGACGCccggcggagaggaggaggagaggaggatgacccCCGCCAAAGGAATCTGCCCcaagcaggagagggggaacgCAG GTAAAGATGAGCCTTCTAGCTACATCTGCACCACCTGCAAGCAGGCCTTTGCCAGCGCCTGGTTCCTGCTCCAGCACGCCCAGCACACCCATGGTATCCGCATCTACCTGGACACGCACCCCTCCAGCATGTCCCTCACCCCCCGCatggccctccctcctcctccggggGTCGAAGGCCTCCCCCGCTCCCCCATGCCCACCTTCCTGGGGGACACCtccaaccccttccacctgCTCCGCATGGCGGCCCCCCTCCTCCGGGACCACGGTCCTCCCCCGGGGTACTTGGAGGCCCGCCTGCCCGCCACGCCACCCTTCGTcagcccccctccgcccccgagGCACCCCCTGGAGCGGCTGGGCCCGGAGGAGATGGGGCTGCTCTCCCAGCACCCCAGCGCCTTTGAGCGGGTGATGCGCCTGACCCCCATGGAGCCGCCCTCCATGGACTTCTCCAGGCGGCTGAGGGAGCTGGCGGGCAACACGGCCAACAACGGGGGCCCCACGCCCCCCCTCTCGCCCACCCGCGTCCCCTCCATGCACCGTCTGCTCAGCCCCACGCTCTTTCAGCCGGGCTCCAAGCCCCCCGCCTTCCTCAGctaccccccccagccccccactccTCAGAGGAGCGCGAGCAGCCCCTCCCAGGGCCAGAACCAGGCCCAGGCCAAATCCAAGTCCTGCGAGTTCTGCGGGAAGACCTTCAAATTCCAGAGCAACCTGATTGTTCACAGGCGCAGCCACACGggagagaggccctacaagTGTCACCTGTGTGACCATGCCTGCTCCCAGGCCAGCAAGCTGAAGAGACACATGAAGACCCACATGCACAAGTCTGGCTCCATGGGCAGCTCACCCGAACAGGGGATGAgaggcgagggaggagagggggatgagaagagcagagagggagacggcAGGGGGGCGGAGaacgatgaggaggaggaagaggaggaggaggaggaagaggaggaggaagaagacgaGGAAGAGCTGAGAAACGGCAGCAGGCCAGAGTCCAACCTGAGCGAGGACTCCGAGTTTGGCCGAAGCAGGGAGCACAGACCCAGGACGGCCCCAGAGGACAAGcccctggagggggagagaagggcagagagtGTAGTGGGGGGCATCATGCTCCCATATAACCACCTGGAGAATCATCTGAGACTGAACCCCAACAAGAGAAGCCTGGAGAGGCAGTcaaatggggagggaggggaggggagggagggagactcagGGAGGGGCGAGACGGAGCgggtccaggagagagagagggaggggaggcccgTCATGAACGGCAGGATCAGCGCATCAGAAGACTCCTTCACCGGGCTGTTCCACCGCAGACCCACCCCCAtcaccagccccaaccccaacaacaacaagaggatcaaggtggagaaggagctggAACTGCCCCCGGTCCCGCTCATATCCCCAGAGAACGTGTACTCCCAGCTGCTGGCTGGCTACGCCGCCTCCCGCCACTTCATCAGGGAGCCCTTCCTGGGCTTCACAGACGCTCGCCAGTCGCCCTTCGGCACGTCCTCCGAGCACTCGTCCTCTGAGACAGGCAGCCTGcgcttctccaccccccctggagAGCTGCTGGAGGGCGGGGGCGCCTCGGGGCGCAGCGGCAGCagcacccctcacctcctgcgGGGTCCCGGGCCGGGGCGACCCCCCAGCTCCAAGGAGAACCGCCGCAGCGACACGTGCGAGTACTGCGGCAAGGTGTTCAAGAACTGCAGCAACCTGACGGTGCATCGGCGCAGCCACACGGGGGAGCGGCCCTACAAGTGCGACCTGTGCAGCTACGCGTGCGCCCAGAGCTCCAAGCTGACGCGCCACATGAAGACCCACGGGCAGTTTGGGAAGGAGGTGTACCGCTGCGACATCTGCCACATGCCCTTCAGCGTCTACAGCACCCTGGAGAAACACATGAAGAAGTGGCATGGAGAACACTTGATGTCCAACGAGGTGAAACTGGAGCAGGCCGATCGAGGCTGA